The nucleotide sequence GTTCACTCAGACATTTCATTTGACACCAAGCCACATGTAAATTATCCTTAATACGACATATAGTCCAAGTTGTTGACAAAAGTCTTACAAAAACTAGCTAGTCTCCTTACCAGTTGGGTCTTAATGATAATGAAGCCTGGCAAGCAAGGCTATAAAGTATCTAACTGAATGACAGTCCAAACcgcttaaataaataaaaacggtACATTAAAGTCATGGCAATTATGGTTTTATGAATGTATGAAATTTCACATGGGAACTTGTGCAGTCGCAATAACATTATACAAGCACACATTTTCTTCATtatcaaaattgaatacattaaTATGGACATGACTGGCATTATTGTGTAACAGCTCTAGCAAAAATCACTGGACATCAGGTGACTATCTAAAGCACAGAGAGAATTAAAAAAGACAGTAACATGTACTTCTCTCACTTAAGTGAGAAAAACTAAATAAATTAAACTCAGTCTTACCGACTCGAGTTTGTCCTGACAAATCTGATACATGGTTATTTCCTTGTAACATTTGAAATGGGTATACATTGAGGTTGTAGGACAAACAAGGTGATAGAACATAAACATAAAGTAGGTTTCAGACATGGACGTAACCTTCATTGTCCTCAATATTAACATGTTAAAATACATTAAATAATTACAAAAACAACATACTGACCCTGCAATTGCTGATTGCTGACGATTTTGATTAAAGTGACAAATATTTACAGCTTTCCCAAAGTGTGACCTTTCTCTACCCCTCAAGTTTGCTCCATAAATGTCAAATTCAAAGCCTTCCCGTAACCAAAGACCTTTTTATAAAGTATGCAAGATGTACCGTGTCTGCAACTCATCTTTTCTCAATTGTTATAGGTTTCTGTTTTTAGATCAGGTTCAGTCCTGTGTGACGTGTCTATCTAGCACTTATCTAAATGCCTGTACATAAGTGTAAGTGAGTCTAGACAATATATATATCAGAGgtggctggtgggaggagttataggaggacaagctcattgtaatggctggaatggaatcaatggaatagTACCAAACAAGTCGAACACATGGACAACGTGTTGGACTCCGTTCCAtggattccattccagccattacaatgagcctgtcctcttaCAGCtgctcccaccagcctcctttgATATACAGTAAGTATAGTGAGTGTGAACAAGTGCTTTAGAAAGTGAGGGTAAAGTTAGGAGGGCTAAATTAAGCACGACACACTGAGCAAATGTTGGAGAAAGAACATAGGCTGCAACTACAACCATGAGGAGCTGTGAGTTAATGTGTGCATAagatagtggggcaaaaaagtatttagtcagccaccaattgtgcaagttctcccacttaaaaagatgaggcctgtaattttcatcataggtacacttcaactatgacagacaaaatgagaaaaaaaaatccagaaaatcacattgtaggatttttaatgaatttatttgcaaattatggtggaaaataagtatttggtcacctacaaacaagcaagatttctggctctcacagacctgtaacttcttctttaagaggctcctctgtccactcgttacctgtattaatggcacctgtttgaacttgttatcagtataaaagacacctgtccacaacctcaaacagtcacactccaaactccactatggccaagaccaaagagctgtcaaaggacaccagaaacaaaattgtagacctgcaccaggctgggaagactgaatctgcaataggtaagcagcttggtttgaagaaatcaactgtcggagcaattattaggaaatggaagacatacaagaccactgataatctccctcgatctggggctccacgcaagatctcaccctgtggggtcaaaatgatcacaagaacggtgagcaaaaatcccagaaccacacggggggacctagtgaatgacctgcagagagctgggaccaaagtaacaaagcctaccatcagtaacacactacgccgccagggactcaaatcctgcagtgccagacgtgtccccctgcttaagccagtacatgtccaggcccgtctgaagtttgctagagagcatttggatgatccagaagaagattgggagaatgtcatatggtcagatgaaatcaaaatagaactttttggtaaaaactcaactcgtcgtgtttggaggacaaagaatgctgagttgcatccaaagaacaccatacctactgtgaagcatgggggtggaaacatcatgctttggggctgtttatctgcaaagggaccaggacgactgatccgtgtaaaggaaagaatgaatggggccatgtatcgtgagattgagtgaaaacctccttccatcagcaagggcattgaagatgaaacgtggctgggtctttcagcatgacaaggatcccaaacacaccgcccgggcaacgaaggagtggcttcgtaagaagcatttcaaggtcctggagtggcctagccagtctccagatctcaaccccatagaaaatctttggagggagttgaaagtccgtgttgcccagcaacagccccaaaacatcactgctctagaggagatctgcatggaggaatgggccaaaataccagcaacagtgtgtgaaaaccttgtgaagacttacagaaaacgtttgacctctgtcattgccaacaaagggtatataacaaagtattgagaaacttttgttattgaccaaatacttattttccaccataatttgcaaataaattcattaaaaatcctacaatgtgattttctggattttttttctcattttgtctgtcatagttgaagtgtacctgtgatgaaaattacaggcctctctcatctttttaagtgggagaacttgcacaattggtggctgactaaatacttttttgccccactgtgtgtgtatatatatacacacgtgtctgtctgttggtggttAGCAGATACGCTTGTATGTGTAGATGTAGCCCTTGCAGTAAGGGCAGGTGTGTATCACATCCTTGAGATCATCAATCAGACAGGGAATCAAGCAGCAGCCCAGATCACACctgtggtagaggagagagaaaataaatgaCGAAACAAACCACCAGAGAATACAGACCAAAATCAATAGTCTTATTATAGCTAACAACCCACTGCTCTCCTTCATTTCATTCTGTGGTGTTTGGCCTGAAATCAAATATTTCCTGCCGTAGTATACTATTCTGtgtttataccatggcattgttgaatacttgtttctgattggcttgaaggtcattctagagcgtgcattatttccTTATGACGcatggtagaattcaatggctactTCATTCTTATATGTTCTATGcgtgagctgcttttgaaagcaaaaggtTTAATTGAAAACATTGGCATTGTTGCATTCGATTTTCATAACAGCAAgcaggactgatggtttggttagctatactagcaagtctgtttggttaccgAGGCAACTACTCTCGCTAcaatgtcttcagaaagtattcacaccctgtgacttttccagattttgttgtgttacagcctgaacttaaattggattcaattgagatttaaTGAACAGATCGtaccccttttttctctctccaattttcacctaaaatgacatacccaaatctaattgcctgtagcaaggatatgcatataattggtaccatttgaaaggaaatacaTTGTTGCTGTGATAAATGccttttgttgttgtgcactcatattttttttactgtaaaTTGGGCAATGCAATTTAACACTCGCATCcgacccggaagccagccgcaccaatgtgtcggaggaaacaccatacacctagcgacctggtcagcgtgcactgcgcccggcccaccacaggagtcactagtgcgcgatgagacaaggatatccctaccggccaaaccctccctaacccggacgacgctggccaattgtgcgtcgccccccccatggacctcccggtcgcggccggctgcgacagagcctgggctcgaacccagagtctctgccttagaccactgcgccacccgggaggcccaatcCAACATGATTTCTGccacgctcaaaacaacttaacttggaactgggaaatctgacttcagtgagttcaagacaactaggaactcTGGGGGGAAAAACGAGCTCCGGCTGTGGAACTAAGTTTtaaacagtcatccaactcggaattgtaagtcaggaactcgggcctctttctagagctacgacctgaagatcactgacgtaaTCATGATTCGACCTAGTTTTTCCCCcaaattcccagttgtcttgaagcaacataaatccagagaatgccagacaaaatttgcccacaaaggaccgctgcgccaccttcctgttcaagtgagcacagcataaCAAGGTGAGTCCACAAATgtgttgtatgctgctgcataaattatgtaatatgccagggagatatgtatacagtagctaagaaagtaatactaagtgtatgttgtgtagtaagcttgtgtagtagcccatgtgcctcaccctattTCACCTACTGCCCTGACTTTGTGGTGCACATGTGGACTATAACcttttttagagaaatgtaatcattgaatattgtaagacctttcattgtctgcttatgtgccctttatttatcctacagttctgacttggtgtacagagagatcactgtaagaacggcccatgttctgaattctgccgCAGTACATTTCAaaggtgctgaacaaatagttatattgactacgtctgtcctagCGCACtgattaatgtcttaatcgaaattacggattgcctcttatccgcttatcgtccccttatgccacagtttgtacatctcaattgtcagtagaaaccacatttgtttaagcaagtcagccatatcagctatgttttttaaaaggcagtaaatggggctgaatgaactgttttgctgccagacaaggctccactgatagccagctGTAGCacaggtaaggtgttgggactgctgttgggattCTGCTGttaggacagctttatgtaggccctaacggTTTGTGGAcaccatttgtcaccgttatagtgcaattaatttattgtttagtgttgtggctttgctggcttgcacccccccccaaaaagattgcatgctaaaatcgccactgcccacacatacagataattgtatggtccctcagtcgagcagtgaatttcaaacacaggttcaaccacaaagaccagggaggttttccaatgcctctcaaagaagggcacctattagtagacgggtaaaaaaaaaacagacattaaatattcctttgagcatggtgaagttattaattacactttggatggtgtatcaacacacccagtcactataaagatataggcgtccttcctaactcaattgccggagaggaaggaaaccgctcagggatttcaccatgaagcgaatgggtgacattaaaacagttagagtttaatggctgtgaggatggagcaacaacattgtagttactccacaatactgaccTGATTGACACAGTGAAAAAGAGttagcctgtacagaataaaaatattccaaaacatgcatactgtttgcaacaaggcactaaagtaatactgcaaaaatgtggcaaaacaaTTAACACTGTGTTCAAGAAAAAAAATTaccgagtaccactcttcatattttcgaGCATAGTGGTGGctccatcatgttatgggtattcttgtagtcattaaggactggggagtttcaggataaaaatgaaacagaatggagctaagcacaggcaaaatcctagaggaaatcctggttcagtctgctttccaccagacagtgGGAGACAAAAATGGTGGTCTCGCaaagatcaacaaccaatttgacagagtttgaagaatttagaaaataataaaaatgggcaaatgttgcacaatccaggtgtggaaagctcttcgagacttacccagaaagactataAATCGCTGCTTCTACAAggtattgactcagtggtgtgatTACtcatgtaaattaaatatttctgtatttcatttaacCTCTTGACGATAGGGgtcagattttattttattttaaataacgttcccaaggtaaacggactatttctcaggtccagatcgtagaatatgcatataatttacagattaggatagaaaacactccaaagtttccaaaactgtcaaaatattgtctgtgagtataacaaaactgattctgcaggtgaaaacctgagaaaatctaacccggacgtgattttctttctttttttatctgtgtttcctggcccgtgtttcttccatttaaaggggtatcaaccagattacttttccaatggcttcctcaggctgtgaccaggctttagacatattttcaggcttttattttgaaaaacgagcgagatttttcaaaaatcgtcaggtgtcctctgattactTCCTgtgcgcgagaggggtagctccccatcttctttttctctcttattgaataggttacggtccggttgaaatattatcgattatgtttgttaaaaacaacctgaggattgattataaaaaacatttgacatgtttctacgaacattacggatactttttggaattttcgtcgaacggaacgaggctttggttttctgaacataacgcgcaacccaaatggcgttttttttgttataaaagtaatatttatcgaacaaaaagaacatttgtgtaactgggagtctcgtgagtgcaaacatccgaagattatcaaaggtaagcgattcattttattgcttttctgactttcgtgaccatgctaatttggggctaggcCCAAATGCTATgcctagcattgattgatacactcacaaaagcttggatttcgttctctgtaaagcatattttcaaaatctgacacgataggtggattaacaacaagctaagctgtgttttggtatatttcacttgtgattgcatgattataaatatttttagtaatattttgcgccctgcaattcagcagttgtttaggaaaatgatcccgtagcGCAGATTAGTTAacaaatttgctaacatttctaaaaacatgttttcactttgtcattatagggtattatgtgtagatgggtgagaataaaaaataacacatttaatacatttttaattcaggctgtaacaacaaaatattgaataagtcaaggggtatgaatactttctgaaggcactgtacctagtAAACTTgttagctacttcagtggatgttgaacacatttctacctgcaaatgaacacatttctagcagcaaatgtgttcaattatagctATGGTgtgacagagataatcaactctGGGCtttatgcgttctctggaaaaatAATGTAACTAACATgtcgtggaacacaccttccaacattgtttattattttccatagaacgcatagccACTTGTTGGTTATCCCTTACATAACCTATATACAATGTAGTACACCAATTCTTCCTCTTACCCAACAAAGAAGCAGAAGAGGCAGAAGACAGCGTTCATGAGGCCCACGCTGTGGTTGATGCGGGTGATGATGGGCTGCTGGCAGTGGTGACACACAGTCTGTACGGGTGCTGTCTGGAATATCTCCCCCTGTAGCACGGTCACTGTGGTAGCTGTCCCAGGGGGTGCCAGCACCGTGTGAGCCGTCTGACCTGTCACAGGCCCAAATTGAATGGGCCCCGGGCCATAGTGCCCCGGGCCAAACTGCCCCGGGCCAAAGTGCCCTGGCGGAGGGTAGAAGCCACCTGTAGGGTAAAAACACAAGgaggtatgtactgtatataggtgCTATGCCAAACGACATGGGTATGCATTTAGAGTCACCCATCTTATTTCATTCCCTCTGTAGACCAGTGTATGCCTACCATGTGGTATGGGCATGGCCCCATCTCCTGGGACGTGTGGCGGCAAGAAGCCTGGCTGTAGCGTGGCCTCGTAGGGTGGAGGGCCATAGTCTGGAGGCAGGGAGGGCCCCTGAGGAGGACCCGTCGTTACAGGGACCACCGAGCCTGGGAGAGAAAACAGACAAACAAGTAGGATTTATTAGTGAGCTGTACATTTGCTTTCACAGCAATGATTGATTGAAGAAACATGACTTATGTTTGGCTTAAATCAAGTAAGGCATTGGCCCATTATTGAGAACATGCATCATCATCTGTTACTCAGGCCAGAATATCCGCACTAGTTCTTTTTCATAGCTTTACAATTCTCAAGGATTTGTTACGTAGTTTGTAACAAATACACTTTGTTGATCACATTCCTTTGGCTGGTCGAAAAAGTATTTTGTTGTAAGGAAACCTGGGGTGGAGGGGGAGCCCAGACAAAGAAAGATTTGTTCACAGACAGGGCCTACTTTCAAGGTTTCCCTGGTGATGTTTCTCTAGGCCTTTCTCTAACCAGCCACACAAGAGCTGATATGGGAGGCAATTATGCAAA is from Salvelinus namaycush isolate Seneca chromosome 41, SaNama_1.0, whole genome shotgun sequence and encodes:
- the LOC120034187 gene encoding cell death-inducing p53-target protein 1-like — its product is MSSDPPPPYPGGPSAPRIEEKNGQPAIPGSVVPVTTGPPQGPSLPPDYGPPPYEATLQPGFLPPHVPGDGAMPIPHGGFYPPPGHFGPGQFGPGHYGPGPIQFGPVTGQTAHTVLAPPGTATTVTVLQGEIFQTAPVQTVCHHCQQPIITRINHSVGLMNAVFCLFCFFVGCDLGCCLIPCLIDDLKDVIHTCPYCKGYIYTYKRIC